The following is a genomic window from Acidimicrobiales bacterium.
CCCGGACGGGCTCAACGACCCGATCTTTAACGGCATGCCAACAGTCCAACGGGCCCTCCAGTGGCACTCGGTGCAGGTCCTAGAGCCCCCTGATGGCGCTGTCGTGTTGGCCGCGTCCGACGTGTGCCCAATCCAGGCAATGCGCGTCGGACGCCACGCCTGGTCGATGCAGTACCACGTTGAGGTCGAACCGGACACGGTGACCAACTGGGGAGATGTGCCCGCATACCGGACAGCGTTGGAATCGACGCTCGGCCCGACAGCGTTGGTCGGCCTAATAGCGGCTGCCGACCAGCACATGAACGATTTTGTGACCAACGCCGAGTGCCTCTACGACAACTTCATGGAAGCCGCCCGGCAGGCGTCGTAAACGACCTCTGATGTCTGATCAAGCAGTGACCCCGTCGGACGTCTCGCCGACACGCCGGTGGCACGATCTTGACGCCCTCCGCGGCTTCGCCATGCTGCTCGGCATCGGCCTGCACGCTTCACTGGCCTTTTTTCCTTCGTTCTGGCCCGTACAGGACAAGAACGCCAGTATCGGCGGTCCGTTCGACGAGTTCCTGATCGCCGTCCACGGCTTCCGGATGCCGCTGTTCTTCCTGCTCAGCGGATTCTTCACAGCGATGCTGTGGCGGCGCCGCGGGATAGCGGCGCTCGTTTCCCACCGGGTACGCAGGATCGTCCTACCGCTTGCCCTCGGCCTGGTCACGATCGTGCCGGCCGTCGATTGGGTATCTGAACGCGGTATGGAGGCGGGCAGCGAAAACTGGGCAATAGGCGCAGCCGAGAAGGGTGACATCTGGTTCCCGATCCTGTTGGGCCACGCTGACGCAGTTCCGGTGGCGGTCGCCAACGGCGCCGACGTGGACGTTCGCGGCGACGACAAGGCCACGCCGCTGCACCTGGCAGCCTTCATGGACCTGCCCGACGTGACACAAGCCCTGCTGGACGCCGGAGCCGATTACCGCCTGACAAACATCTCCGGGTCAACGCCTCTTGAAGTCGCCGTCTGGGTGGGCAGCCCGGCTGTCGCCGACGTGCTCGTGGCGGGCGGTGCTCCCGATATCCGGGT
Proteins encoded in this region:
- a CDS encoding type 1 glutamine amidotransferase: MRLLVLQHIECEHPAQLRHFLARDGIDWTAVELDEGEPIPPLEGFDAMWVMGGPMDVWDVEEHPWLLDEKEAIRTWVVDLGRPFLGLCLGHQLLADALGGTCGHQQPPEIGVLEVALTPDGLNDPIFNGMPTVQRALQWHSVQVLEPPDGAVVLAASDVCPIQAMRVGRHAWSMQYHVEVEPDTVTNWGDVPAYRTALESTLGPTALVGLIAAADQHMNDFVTNAECLYDNFMEAARQAS